One region of Vitis vinifera cultivar Pinot Noir 40024 chromosome 1, ASM3070453v1 genomic DNA includes:
- the LOC104879015 gene encoding uncharacterized protein LOC104879015 isoform X2, producing MEPQGRMRYPAKKAKIRESSSQKSMFRRASMDLMGDGGTVPECGAIFMSNRKTMEECLRRNLFGLPFSKAGFVKHVKVGMVLFLFEYEKRELHGVFQASTDGAIDIVPEAFCSSGKRFSAQVRITTIWNCTPLTEHEFSDAIRDNYFAANKFNFGLSKDQVHRLLLLFSSKKLKDLQPQRQLRRSNVSKPVRSSLGKVRRVDAKTGHRKENVHGVNNDLWPAILTEYPGNSLGKISRLPDEASFAVSDQGERQRALERDIGLFISTVKDEVIKIPDSGRFTTSDRVGNDRITAEYQEKSLGKERRASYNGRYPTSDWVEKDYNVDPDIAQGHIRNPLKQPNDLKPVLTTERREKSLGKERMAYVGRHSTSDWFGNECNAHSDLGAVISTEYTRNSLKLSNDDRFEMSGRSGNQLDSGNDDLGPAISVECLGNSLGEVRRGPDPERFMTSDRIGNEGQVNDDLGPAISTGIPVNPLGDARRVVDDNRFMVSNRVRNQLQVDDDPRMAFSTEYYRNSLGEARRVTNVDRFAKSDWVGNECQMDNNIEPAISTEYLCKPNLNRLDYSGKQIKGTDNSSAQPYFESSAFCLREQRTSCEDTIATSTDPYRSGTPTIHYSGLPSCGLYHSSNSVQECPHCSSLGNAFSSPKNKSPPFHAESRGVTRCLDITSGLGNCVSSPTPNDYECSCYRTTMPFSGPGYSESKAVEFSDLEGYRGSSFAGSLLPVPLLKGENDGPAPYSFWPIEETPYDYGYPEASHYKNKLLPKGGDGEAYAANVPLSNEVQCHSQGDLCSLEAKSLNFHENNMSDHDFQSRKKFRGMYSAHQKSRNSVFSRLTFAAEACAEDNDSPVDYNEHNVDTSVDELMDMLHDSSYHWAKKLRKSKPLIGHHDNGENIRNKKLKTIYSEMERDQCTLFPIQKNMDATLGNGESDHERTKGKPAVHFKRRSETGKNRDEIKTGGFVESTGSNGLLGAHQKRRKLVRPNFSKNEPSHEKDVIGENTPNLQLSSQESSFSKDNTGSCEASDRNHENKKNVGQQAGLLHAPCQAGCEAISTEAKSGSDSEGGRKEESGSGLSLKNEGENGKEGSKIEEANLSVTCRDESIAEESMGHGLSQDHVTESCSNVQESSLKICEENAGSVTGLESA from the exons ATGGAACCACAGGGAAGGATGAGATATCCTGCAAAGAAAGCAAAAATAAGAGAGTCAAGCAGCCAAAAAAG CATGTTCAGAAGAGCATCAATGGATTTGATGGGGGATGGTGGCACAGTTCCCGAATGTGGTGCAATCTTCATGTCAAACAGGAAAACAATGGAAGAATGTCTTAGACGGAACCTATTCGGCCTTCCATTTTCTAAGGCTGGATTTGTAAAACATGTCAAAGTGggaatggttttatttttatttgaatatgagAAGCGAGAACTTCATGGCGTATTCCAGGCAAGCACAGATGGTGCAATTGATATTGTTCCCGAGGCTTTCTGTTCATCTGGCAAACGGTTCTCTGCCCAG GTTCGCATTACAACAATCTGGAATTGCACTCCTCTGACTGAGCATGAATTCAGTGATGCTATTCGAGATAACTACTTTGCGGCAAACAAGTTCAACTTTGGTTTGTCCAAAGACCAG GTTCACAGGCTTCTATTGTTGTTTAGTTCTAAAAAGTTGAAAGATCTACAACCTCAGAGACAACTCAGAAGAAGTAATGTCTCAAAACCAGTCAGGAGCTCTTTAGGTAAAGTTCGAAGAGTAGATGCTAAAACTGGTCATAGGAAAGAAAATGTACATGGAGTGAACAATGATCTTTGGCCAGCCATCTTGACTGAGTACCCTGGGAATTCTTTGGGTAAAATAAGTAGACTTCCTGATGAAGCCAGTTTTGCAGTAAGTGATCAGGGAGAACGTCAACGTGCTTTGGAAAGAGATATTGGGCTGTTCATATCGACCGTGAAAGATGAAGTAATTAAAATACCTGACAGTGGCAGGTTTACAACGAGTGATAGGGTAGGAAATGATCGTATCACAGCTGAATACCAAGAGAAATCTTTGGGCAAAGAAAGAAGGGCATCCTATAATGGCAGGTATCCAACAAGTGATTGGGTTGAAAAAGATTATAATGTGGACCCTGATATTGCCCAGGGGCACATCAGAAACCCTTTAAAACAACCCAATGATCTTAAGCCAGTCTTGACAACTGAACGCCGTGAGAAATCTTTGGGCAAAGAAAGGATGGCTTATGTAGGCAGGCATTCAACGAGTGATTGGTTTGGAAATGAATGTAATGCTCACAGTGATCTTGGTGCGGTCATCTCAACTGAATACACCAGAAACTCTTTAAAACTATCCAATGATGACAGGTTTGAAATGAGTGGTAGATCAGGAAATCAACTTGATAGTGGGAATGATGATCTTGGGCCTGCCATCTCGGTTGAGTGCCTTGGCAACTCTTTGGGTGAAGTTAGAAGAGGACCTGATCCTGAGAGGTTTATGACAAGTGATAGGATAGGGAATGAAGGTCAGGTCAACGATGATCTTGGGCCAGCTATCTCAACTGGGATCCCAGTTAACCCCTTGGGTGATGCAAGAAGAGTGGTTGATGATAACAGGTTTATGGTAAGTAATAGAGTAAGAAATCAACTCCAGGTGGATGATGATCCTAGGATGGCCTTCTCGACTGAGTATTATAGGAACTCTTTGGGTGAAGCAAGAAGAGTAACTAATGTGGACAGGTTTGCAAAAAGTGATTGGGTGGGAAATGAATGTCAAATGGACAATAATATTGAGCCTGCCATCTCTACTGAATACTTATGTAAGCCTAACCTGAATAGGTTGGATTATTCTGGCAAACAAATTAAAGGAACTGATAATAGCTCAGCTCAACCTTATTTTGAATCATCAGCATTTTGCTTGAGAGAGCAAAGAACATCTTGTGAAGATACAATTGCCACAAGTACTGATCCTTACAGATCTGGAACACCCACTATTCACTATAGTGGCTTGCCATCTTGTGGGTTGTATCACAGTTCTAATTCTGTACAAGAATGCCCTCACTGCAGTTCTCTGGGTAATGCTTTTAGTTCACCTAAAAACAAATCACCTCCATTTCATGCAGAGTCCAGAGGTGTAACCAGATGCTTGGACATCACTTCTGGCCTTGGGAATTGTGTTTCTTCACCTACTCCCAATGATTACGAGTGTTCTTGCTATAGGACCACTATGCCATTCTCAGGGCCTGGATATTCTGAAAGCAAGGCTGTAGAATTCTCTGATCTTGAAGGTTACAGAGGCTCATCCTTTGCAGGGTCCTTACTTCCTGTGCCTCTCCTAAAGGGTGAAAATGATGGCCCTGCTCCATATTCCTTCTGGCCCATTGAGGAGACTCCATATGATTATGGGTATCCTGAAGCATCACACTACAAAAATAAACTACTTCCGAAAGGTGGGGATGGTGAAGCTTATGCTGCCAATGTTCCTCTGTCAAATGAGGTTCAATGCCACTCTCAAGGTGATCTTTGTTCTCTAGAGGCAAAAAGCTTGAACTTCCATGAAAACAATATGTCAGATCATGACTTCCAGTCAAGAAAAAAATTCAGAGGAATGTATTCTGCTCATCAAAAGAGCAGAAATAGTGTCTTTTCTCGCTTGACTTTTGCTGCTGAAGCGTGTGCAGAAGACAATGATAGCCCTGTGGACTACAATGAACATAATGTGGACACATCAGTGGATGAACTCATGGACATGTTGCATGACAGTAGTTATCACTGGGCAAAGAAATTGAGAAAGTCCAAACCATTAATTGGACATCATGATAATGGCGAAAACATTAGgaataagaaactaaaaaccaTCTACAGTGAGATGGAGAGGGATCAATGTACATTATTTCCGATACAGAAGAACATGGATGCTACTCTAGGCAATGGAGAGAGTgatcatgaaaggaccaaaggCAAGCCAGCAGTGCATTTCAAAAGGCGAAGTGAGACAGGGAAAAATAGGGATGAAATCAAGACTGGGGGGTTTGTTGAAAGTACAGGGAGCAATGGCTTGTTGGGTGCTCATCAGAAGAGGAGAAAACTAGTCCGGCCAAACTTCAGTAAAAATGAGCCTTCTCATGAGAAAGACGTCATTGGTGAAAACACTCCAAATCTACAGCTATCATCTCAAGAAAGCTCTTTCAGTAAAGATAATACTGGAAGTTGTGAGGCTTCGGATAGAAaccatgaaaacaaaaagaatgtgGGGCAGCAAGCTGGTTTGCTGCATGCACCGTGTCAAGCAGGTTGTGAAGCTATCTCCACTGAAGCAAAAAGTGGTTCAGACAGCGAAGGAGGGAGGAAAGAAGAAAGCGGTTCAGGGTTGTCTCTTAAAAATGAAGGTGAAAATGGGAAAGAAGGTTCAAAAATTGAAGAGGCAAACCTTTCAGTTACTTGTAGAGATGAATCCATTGCCGAGGAATCCATGGGGCATGGATTATCTCAGGATCATGTTACTGAGAGCTGCTCCAATGTGCAAGAGTCATCTCTCAAGATATGTGAAGAAAATGCTGGAAGTGTAACTGGATTGGAAAGCGCTTGA
- the LOC104879015 gene encoding uncharacterized protein LOC104879015 isoform X1: protein MEPQGRMRYPAKKAKIRESSSQKSEFGSMFRRASMDLMGDGGTVPECGAIFMSNRKTMEECLRRNLFGLPFSKAGFVKHVKVGMVLFLFEYEKRELHGVFQASTDGAIDIVPEAFCSSGKRFSAQVRITTIWNCTPLTEHEFSDAIRDNYFAANKFNFGLSKDQVHRLLLLFSSKKLKDLQPQRQLRRSNVSKPVRSSLGKVRRVDAKTGHRKENVHGVNNDLWPAILTEYPGNSLGKISRLPDEASFAVSDQGERQRALERDIGLFISTVKDEVIKIPDSGRFTTSDRVGNDRITAEYQEKSLGKERRASYNGRYPTSDWVEKDYNVDPDIAQGHIRNPLKQPNDLKPVLTTERREKSLGKERMAYVGRHSTSDWFGNECNAHSDLGAVISTEYTRNSLKLSNDDRFEMSGRSGNQLDSGNDDLGPAISVECLGNSLGEVRRGPDPERFMTSDRIGNEGQVNDDLGPAISTGIPVNPLGDARRVVDDNRFMVSNRVRNQLQVDDDPRMAFSTEYYRNSLGEARRVTNVDRFAKSDWVGNECQMDNNIEPAISTEYLCKPNLNRLDYSGKQIKGTDNSSAQPYFESSAFCLREQRTSCEDTIATSTDPYRSGTPTIHYSGLPSCGLYHSSNSVQECPHCSSLGNAFSSPKNKSPPFHAESRGVTRCLDITSGLGNCVSSPTPNDYECSCYRTTMPFSGPGYSESKAVEFSDLEGYRGSSFAGSLLPVPLLKGENDGPAPYSFWPIEETPYDYGYPEASHYKNKLLPKGGDGEAYAANVPLSNEVQCHSQGDLCSLEAKSLNFHENNMSDHDFQSRKKFRGMYSAHQKSRNSVFSRLTFAAEACAEDNDSPVDYNEHNVDTSVDELMDMLHDSSYHWAKKLRKSKPLIGHHDNGENIRNKKLKTIYSEMERDQCTLFPIQKNMDATLGNGESDHERTKGKPAVHFKRRSETGKNRDEIKTGGFVESTGSNGLLGAHQKRRKLVRPNFSKNEPSHEKDVIGENTPNLQLSSQESSFSKDNTGSCEASDRNHENKKNVGQQAGLLHAPCQAGCEAISTEAKSGSDSEGGRKEESGSGLSLKNEGENGKEGSKIEEANLSVTCRDESIAEESMGHGLSQDHVTESCSNVQESSLKICEENAGSVTGLESA from the exons ATGGAACCACAGGGAAGGATGAGATATCCTGCAAAGAAAGCAAAAATAAGAGAGTCAAGCAGCCAAAAAAG TGAATTTGGTAGCATGTTCAGAAGAGCATCAATGGATTTGATGGGGGATGGTGGCACAGTTCCCGAATGTGGTGCAATCTTCATGTCAAACAGGAAAACAATGGAAGAATGTCTTAGACGGAACCTATTCGGCCTTCCATTTTCTAAGGCTGGATTTGTAAAACATGTCAAAGTGggaatggttttatttttatttgaatatgagAAGCGAGAACTTCATGGCGTATTCCAGGCAAGCACAGATGGTGCAATTGATATTGTTCCCGAGGCTTTCTGTTCATCTGGCAAACGGTTCTCTGCCCAG GTTCGCATTACAACAATCTGGAATTGCACTCCTCTGACTGAGCATGAATTCAGTGATGCTATTCGAGATAACTACTTTGCGGCAAACAAGTTCAACTTTGGTTTGTCCAAAGACCAG GTTCACAGGCTTCTATTGTTGTTTAGTTCTAAAAAGTTGAAAGATCTACAACCTCAGAGACAACTCAGAAGAAGTAATGTCTCAAAACCAGTCAGGAGCTCTTTAGGTAAAGTTCGAAGAGTAGATGCTAAAACTGGTCATAGGAAAGAAAATGTACATGGAGTGAACAATGATCTTTGGCCAGCCATCTTGACTGAGTACCCTGGGAATTCTTTGGGTAAAATAAGTAGACTTCCTGATGAAGCCAGTTTTGCAGTAAGTGATCAGGGAGAACGTCAACGTGCTTTGGAAAGAGATATTGGGCTGTTCATATCGACCGTGAAAGATGAAGTAATTAAAATACCTGACAGTGGCAGGTTTACAACGAGTGATAGGGTAGGAAATGATCGTATCACAGCTGAATACCAAGAGAAATCTTTGGGCAAAGAAAGAAGGGCATCCTATAATGGCAGGTATCCAACAAGTGATTGGGTTGAAAAAGATTATAATGTGGACCCTGATATTGCCCAGGGGCACATCAGAAACCCTTTAAAACAACCCAATGATCTTAAGCCAGTCTTGACAACTGAACGCCGTGAGAAATCTTTGGGCAAAGAAAGGATGGCTTATGTAGGCAGGCATTCAACGAGTGATTGGTTTGGAAATGAATGTAATGCTCACAGTGATCTTGGTGCGGTCATCTCAACTGAATACACCAGAAACTCTTTAAAACTATCCAATGATGACAGGTTTGAAATGAGTGGTAGATCAGGAAATCAACTTGATAGTGGGAATGATGATCTTGGGCCTGCCATCTCGGTTGAGTGCCTTGGCAACTCTTTGGGTGAAGTTAGAAGAGGACCTGATCCTGAGAGGTTTATGACAAGTGATAGGATAGGGAATGAAGGTCAGGTCAACGATGATCTTGGGCCAGCTATCTCAACTGGGATCCCAGTTAACCCCTTGGGTGATGCAAGAAGAGTGGTTGATGATAACAGGTTTATGGTAAGTAATAGAGTAAGAAATCAACTCCAGGTGGATGATGATCCTAGGATGGCCTTCTCGACTGAGTATTATAGGAACTCTTTGGGTGAAGCAAGAAGAGTAACTAATGTGGACAGGTTTGCAAAAAGTGATTGGGTGGGAAATGAATGTCAAATGGACAATAATATTGAGCCTGCCATCTCTACTGAATACTTATGTAAGCCTAACCTGAATAGGTTGGATTATTCTGGCAAACAAATTAAAGGAACTGATAATAGCTCAGCTCAACCTTATTTTGAATCATCAGCATTTTGCTTGAGAGAGCAAAGAACATCTTGTGAAGATACAATTGCCACAAGTACTGATCCTTACAGATCTGGAACACCCACTATTCACTATAGTGGCTTGCCATCTTGTGGGTTGTATCACAGTTCTAATTCTGTACAAGAATGCCCTCACTGCAGTTCTCTGGGTAATGCTTTTAGTTCACCTAAAAACAAATCACCTCCATTTCATGCAGAGTCCAGAGGTGTAACCAGATGCTTGGACATCACTTCTGGCCTTGGGAATTGTGTTTCTTCACCTACTCCCAATGATTACGAGTGTTCTTGCTATAGGACCACTATGCCATTCTCAGGGCCTGGATATTCTGAAAGCAAGGCTGTAGAATTCTCTGATCTTGAAGGTTACAGAGGCTCATCCTTTGCAGGGTCCTTACTTCCTGTGCCTCTCCTAAAGGGTGAAAATGATGGCCCTGCTCCATATTCCTTCTGGCCCATTGAGGAGACTCCATATGATTATGGGTATCCTGAAGCATCACACTACAAAAATAAACTACTTCCGAAAGGTGGGGATGGTGAAGCTTATGCTGCCAATGTTCCTCTGTCAAATGAGGTTCAATGCCACTCTCAAGGTGATCTTTGTTCTCTAGAGGCAAAAAGCTTGAACTTCCATGAAAACAATATGTCAGATCATGACTTCCAGTCAAGAAAAAAATTCAGAGGAATGTATTCTGCTCATCAAAAGAGCAGAAATAGTGTCTTTTCTCGCTTGACTTTTGCTGCTGAAGCGTGTGCAGAAGACAATGATAGCCCTGTGGACTACAATGAACATAATGTGGACACATCAGTGGATGAACTCATGGACATGTTGCATGACAGTAGTTATCACTGGGCAAAGAAATTGAGAAAGTCCAAACCATTAATTGGACATCATGATAATGGCGAAAACATTAGgaataagaaactaaaaaccaTCTACAGTGAGATGGAGAGGGATCAATGTACATTATTTCCGATACAGAAGAACATGGATGCTACTCTAGGCAATGGAGAGAGTgatcatgaaaggaccaaaggCAAGCCAGCAGTGCATTTCAAAAGGCGAAGTGAGACAGGGAAAAATAGGGATGAAATCAAGACTGGGGGGTTTGTTGAAAGTACAGGGAGCAATGGCTTGTTGGGTGCTCATCAGAAGAGGAGAAAACTAGTCCGGCCAAACTTCAGTAAAAATGAGCCTTCTCATGAGAAAGACGTCATTGGTGAAAACACTCCAAATCTACAGCTATCATCTCAAGAAAGCTCTTTCAGTAAAGATAATACTGGAAGTTGTGAGGCTTCGGATAGAAaccatgaaaacaaaaagaatgtgGGGCAGCAAGCTGGTTTGCTGCATGCACCGTGTCAAGCAGGTTGTGAAGCTATCTCCACTGAAGCAAAAAGTGGTTCAGACAGCGAAGGAGGGAGGAAAGAAGAAAGCGGTTCAGGGTTGTCTCTTAAAAATGAAGGTGAAAATGGGAAAGAAGGTTCAAAAATTGAAGAGGCAAACCTTTCAGTTACTTGTAGAGATGAATCCATTGCCGAGGAATCCATGGGGCATGGATTATCTCAGGATCATGTTACTGAGAGCTGCTCCAATGTGCAAGAGTCATCTCTCAAGATATGTGAAGAAAATGCTGGAAGTGTAACTGGATTGGAAAGCGCTTGA
- the LOC104879015 gene encoding uncharacterized protein LOC104879015 isoform X4, translating into MIIISEFGSMFRRASMDLMGDGGTVPECGAIFMSNRKTMEECLRRNLFGLPFSKAGFVKHVKVGMVLFLFEYEKRELHGVFQASTDGAIDIVPEAFCSSGKRFSAQVRITTIWNCTPLTEHEFSDAIRDNYFAANKFNFGLSKDQVHRLLLLFSSKKLKDLQPQRQLRRSNVSKPVRSSLGKVRRVDAKTGHRKENVHGVNNDLWPAILTEYPGNSLGKISRLPDEASFAVSDQGERQRALERDIGLFISTVKDEVIKIPDSGRFTTSDRVGNDRITAEYQEKSLGKERRASYNGRYPTSDWVEKDYNVDPDIAQGHIRNPLKQPNDLKPVLTTERREKSLGKERMAYVGRHSTSDWFGNECNAHSDLGAVISTEYTRNSLKLSNDDRFEMSGRSGNQLDSGNDDLGPAISVECLGNSLGEVRRGPDPERFMTSDRIGNEGQVNDDLGPAISTGIPVNPLGDARRVVDDNRFMVSNRVRNQLQVDDDPRMAFSTEYYRNSLGEARRVTNVDRFAKSDWVGNECQMDNNIEPAISTEYLCKPNLNRLDYSGKQIKGTDNSSAQPYFESSAFCLREQRTSCEDTIATSTDPYRSGTPTIHYSGLPSCGLYHSSNSVQECPHCSSLGNAFSSPKNKSPPFHAESRGVTRCLDITSGLGNCVSSPTPNDYECSCYRTTMPFSGPGYSESKAVEFSDLEGYRGSSFAGSLLPVPLLKGENDGPAPYSFWPIEETPYDYGYPEASHYKNKLLPKGGDGEAYAANVPLSNEVQCHSQGDLCSLEAKSLNFHENNMSDHDFQSRKKFRGMYSAHQKSRNSVFSRLTFAAEACAEDNDSPVDYNEHNVDTSVDELMDMLHDSSYHWAKKLRKSKPLIGHHDNGENIRNKKLKTIYSEMERDQCTLFPIQKNMDATLGNGESDHERTKGKPAVHFKRRSETGKNRDEIKTGGFVESTGSNGLLGAHQKRRKLVRPNFSKNEPSHEKDVIGENTPNLQLSSQESSFSKDNTGSCEASDRNHENKKNVGQQAGLLHAPCQAGCEAISTEAKSGSDSEGGRKEESGSGLSLKNEGENGKEGSKIEEANLSVTCRDESIAEESMGHGLSQDHVTESCSNVQESSLKICEENAGSVTGLESA; encoded by the exons ATGATCATCATTAGTGAATTTGGTAGCATGTTCAGAAGAGCATCAATGGATTTGATGGGGGATGGTGGCACAGTTCCCGAATGTGGTGCAATCTTCATGTCAAACAGGAAAACAATGGAAGAATGTCTTAGACGGAACCTATTCGGCCTTCCATTTTCTAAGGCTGGATTTGTAAAACATGTCAAAGTGggaatggttttatttttatttgaatatgagAAGCGAGAACTTCATGGCGTATTCCAGGCAAGCACAGATGGTGCAATTGATATTGTTCCCGAGGCTTTCTGTTCATCTGGCAAACGGTTCTCTGCCCAG GTTCGCATTACAACAATCTGGAATTGCACTCCTCTGACTGAGCATGAATTCAGTGATGCTATTCGAGATAACTACTTTGCGGCAAACAAGTTCAACTTTGGTTTGTCCAAAGACCAG GTTCACAGGCTTCTATTGTTGTTTAGTTCTAAAAAGTTGAAAGATCTACAACCTCAGAGACAACTCAGAAGAAGTAATGTCTCAAAACCAGTCAGGAGCTCTTTAGGTAAAGTTCGAAGAGTAGATGCTAAAACTGGTCATAGGAAAGAAAATGTACATGGAGTGAACAATGATCTTTGGCCAGCCATCTTGACTGAGTACCCTGGGAATTCTTTGGGTAAAATAAGTAGACTTCCTGATGAAGCCAGTTTTGCAGTAAGTGATCAGGGAGAACGTCAACGTGCTTTGGAAAGAGATATTGGGCTGTTCATATCGACCGTGAAAGATGAAGTAATTAAAATACCTGACAGTGGCAGGTTTACAACGAGTGATAGGGTAGGAAATGATCGTATCACAGCTGAATACCAAGAGAAATCTTTGGGCAAAGAAAGAAGGGCATCCTATAATGGCAGGTATCCAACAAGTGATTGGGTTGAAAAAGATTATAATGTGGACCCTGATATTGCCCAGGGGCACATCAGAAACCCTTTAAAACAACCCAATGATCTTAAGCCAGTCTTGACAACTGAACGCCGTGAGAAATCTTTGGGCAAAGAAAGGATGGCTTATGTAGGCAGGCATTCAACGAGTGATTGGTTTGGAAATGAATGTAATGCTCACAGTGATCTTGGTGCGGTCATCTCAACTGAATACACCAGAAACTCTTTAAAACTATCCAATGATGACAGGTTTGAAATGAGTGGTAGATCAGGAAATCAACTTGATAGTGGGAATGATGATCTTGGGCCTGCCATCTCGGTTGAGTGCCTTGGCAACTCTTTGGGTGAAGTTAGAAGAGGACCTGATCCTGAGAGGTTTATGACAAGTGATAGGATAGGGAATGAAGGTCAGGTCAACGATGATCTTGGGCCAGCTATCTCAACTGGGATCCCAGTTAACCCCTTGGGTGATGCAAGAAGAGTGGTTGATGATAACAGGTTTATGGTAAGTAATAGAGTAAGAAATCAACTCCAGGTGGATGATGATCCTAGGATGGCCTTCTCGACTGAGTATTATAGGAACTCTTTGGGTGAAGCAAGAAGAGTAACTAATGTGGACAGGTTTGCAAAAAGTGATTGGGTGGGAAATGAATGTCAAATGGACAATAATATTGAGCCTGCCATCTCTACTGAATACTTATGTAAGCCTAACCTGAATAGGTTGGATTATTCTGGCAAACAAATTAAAGGAACTGATAATAGCTCAGCTCAACCTTATTTTGAATCATCAGCATTTTGCTTGAGAGAGCAAAGAACATCTTGTGAAGATACAATTGCCACAAGTACTGATCCTTACAGATCTGGAACACCCACTATTCACTATAGTGGCTTGCCATCTTGTGGGTTGTATCACAGTTCTAATTCTGTACAAGAATGCCCTCACTGCAGTTCTCTGGGTAATGCTTTTAGTTCACCTAAAAACAAATCACCTCCATTTCATGCAGAGTCCAGAGGTGTAACCAGATGCTTGGACATCACTTCTGGCCTTGGGAATTGTGTTTCTTCACCTACTCCCAATGATTACGAGTGTTCTTGCTATAGGACCACTATGCCATTCTCAGGGCCTGGATATTCTGAAAGCAAGGCTGTAGAATTCTCTGATCTTGAAGGTTACAGAGGCTCATCCTTTGCAGGGTCCTTACTTCCTGTGCCTCTCCTAAAGGGTGAAAATGATGGCCCTGCTCCATATTCCTTCTGGCCCATTGAGGAGACTCCATATGATTATGGGTATCCTGAAGCATCACACTACAAAAATAAACTACTTCCGAAAGGTGGGGATGGTGAAGCTTATGCTGCCAATGTTCCTCTGTCAAATGAGGTTCAATGCCACTCTCAAGGTGATCTTTGTTCTCTAGAGGCAAAAAGCTTGAACTTCCATGAAAACAATATGTCAGATCATGACTTCCAGTCAAGAAAAAAATTCAGAGGAATGTATTCTGCTCATCAAAAGAGCAGAAATAGTGTCTTTTCTCGCTTGACTTTTGCTGCTGAAGCGTGTGCAGAAGACAATGATAGCCCTGTGGACTACAATGAACATAATGTGGACACATCAGTGGATGAACTCATGGACATGTTGCATGACAGTAGTTATCACTGGGCAAAGAAATTGAGAAAGTCCAAACCATTAATTGGACATCATGATAATGGCGAAAACATTAGgaataagaaactaaaaaccaTCTACAGTGAGATGGAGAGGGATCAATGTACATTATTTCCGATACAGAAGAACATGGATGCTACTCTAGGCAATGGAGAGAGTgatcatgaaaggaccaaaggCAAGCCAGCAGTGCATTTCAAAAGGCGAAGTGAGACAGGGAAAAATAGGGATGAAATCAAGACTGGGGGGTTTGTTGAAAGTACAGGGAGCAATGGCTTGTTGGGTGCTCATCAGAAGAGGAGAAAACTAGTCCGGCCAAACTTCAGTAAAAATGAGCCTTCTCATGAGAAAGACGTCATTGGTGAAAACACTCCAAATCTACAGCTATCATCTCAAGAAAGCTCTTTCAGTAAAGATAATACTGGAAGTTGTGAGGCTTCGGATAGAAaccatgaaaacaaaaagaatgtgGGGCAGCAAGCTGGTTTGCTGCATGCACCGTGTCAAGCAGGTTGTGAAGCTATCTCCACTGAAGCAAAAAGTGGTTCAGACAGCGAAGGAGGGAGGAAAGAAGAAAGCGGTTCAGGGTTGTCTCTTAAAAATGAAGGTGAAAATGGGAAAGAAGGTTCAAAAATTGAAGAGGCAAACCTTTCAGTTACTTGTAGAGATGAATCCATTGCCGAGGAATCCATGGGGCATGGATTATCTCAGGATCATGTTACTGAGAGCTGCTCCAATGTGCAAGAGTCATCTCTCAAGATATGTGAAGAAAATGCTGGAAGTGTAACTGGATTGGAAAGCGCTTGA